A genomic stretch from Lysobacter soyae includes:
- a CDS encoding S46 family peptidase: MKNTLKWTALAMAITTTSAAVAGEGMWVPQQLPEISAQLKKAGLKLDPKQMANLTGDPLGAIVSLGGCTASFVSPDGLVATNHHCAYGAIQLNSTAQNNLIAKGFNAAKMGDELSAGPSSRIYVLEQIDDVTAQFKSAIASASAPADRTRAVEKLEKDIVSKCEAPGGYRCSVSSFFGGNTYRLFRAIEIKDVRLVYAPPGSIGNYGGEIDNWMWPRHTGDFSFIRAYVGRDGKPAAYSKDNVPYKPKHWLKFADKPLAAGDFVMVAGYPGSTNRYALVDEFQSTQDWVYPNVVQNYKDLTNLVLSAGKKNPDVQVKYANTVRGWENTMKNFEGQLAGFKRTNALATKQAEEAAVIAWLKKNGKSGQAALDAHDRVIALNAEGRKTRERDLVMNNLGGALGSVAMQLYRASIEREKPNAEREKGYQDRDYPAIEGALKQMDRRYEAGMDSDIQRYWLNKYVKLDASQRIAPLDAWMGGAEAKNVDTAIKNMHKSELGKESARLKWLKADRKAFESSKDPAIRYAVALMPTMLKVEDERKDRAGEMMVNRPLYLQAVADYKRSKKQGVYPDANSTLRLTFGKVRGYTKLDGKVQTPFTKLEEVAAKATKEEPFNAPPELLAAIAAKKYGGLEDKKLGTVPVNFLSDLDITGGNSGSPVLDANGKLVGLAFDGNWESVASNWVFDPVMTRMISVDQRYMRWIMQEVYPAPRLLQEMGVAKP, from the coding sequence ATGAAGAACACATTGAAATGGACAGCATTGGCGATGGCCATCACGACCACCTCCGCGGCCGTCGCGGGTGAGGGGATGTGGGTGCCACAACAACTGCCGGAGATCTCCGCTCAGTTGAAGAAAGCCGGATTGAAACTTGATCCGAAGCAGATGGCAAACCTCACCGGCGATCCTTTGGGCGCGATCGTTTCGTTGGGGGGTTGCACGGCAAGCTTCGTGTCGCCGGATGGCCTTGTGGCGACCAACCATCACTGCGCTTACGGTGCGATCCAATTGAACTCCACCGCTCAGAACAACCTGATTGCCAAGGGTTTCAATGCCGCCAAGATGGGCGATGAGTTGTCGGCAGGTCCGAGCAGCCGCATCTATGTGCTGGAACAAATCGATGACGTGACCGCGCAATTCAAGTCGGCTATTGCTTCCGCCTCGGCACCTGCAGATCGCACGCGTGCTGTCGAAAAGCTGGAAAAAGATATCGTTTCGAAATGCGAAGCGCCCGGCGGCTATCGCTGCAGCGTCTCGAGCTTTTTCGGTGGCAATACCTATCGTCTGTTCCGTGCCATTGAAATCAAGGACGTGCGCTTGGTTTACGCGCCCCCGGGTTCGATCGGCAATTACGGCGGTGAAATCGACAACTGGATGTGGCCGCGCCATACCGGCGATTTCTCGTTCATCCGTGCCTATGTGGGTCGTGACGGCAAGCCTGCCGCCTACAGCAAAGACAACGTGCCGTACAAACCCAAGCATTGGTTGAAGTTTGCCGACAAGCCGCTTGCGGCAGGTGACTTCGTGATGGTGGCCGGCTACCCGGGCTCCACCAACCGCTATGCCTTGGTCGATGAATTCCAGAGCACGCAAGATTGGGTCTATCCGAATGTGGTTCAAAACTACAAGGATTTGACCAATCTCGTGCTGTCTGCCGGCAAGAAAAATCCGGACGTTCAAGTCAAATATGCCAACACCGTTCGGGGTTGGGAAAATACGATGAAGAACTTCGAAGGTCAGCTGGCCGGTTTCAAACGCACCAACGCGTTGGCCACGAAGCAAGCGGAAGAAGCCGCCGTGATCGCGTGGTTGAAAAAGAACGGCAAGTCCGGCCAAGCGGCGCTGGATGCGCATGATCGGGTGATCGCCCTCAACGCGGAAGGCCGAAAAACGCGCGAGCGCGATTTGGTGATGAACAACCTGGGTGGCGCATTGGGATCGGTCGCGATGCAGTTGTACCGCGCGTCGATCGAACGCGAGAAACCCAATGCGGAACGTGAAAAGGGCTACCAGGATCGTGATTACCCGGCGATTGAAGGTGCGCTGAAACAAATGGATCGGCGCTATGAAGCCGGCATGGATAGCGACATCCAGCGCTATTGGTTGAACAAGTACGTCAAGTTGGATGCATCGCAACGCATTGCTCCGCTGGACGCTTGGATGGGCGGCGCCGAAGCGAAAAATGTGGATACGGCGATCAAGAACATGCACAAGAGCGAACTGGGCAAGGAATCTGCGCGCCTGAAGTGGTTGAAGGCCGATCGCAAGGCCTTCGAATCCAGCAAGGATCCTGCCATTCGCTATGCCGTGGCGTTGATGCCGACCATGCTCAAAGTGGAAGACGAACGCAAGGATCGAGCGGGAGAAATGATGGTCAATCGACCGCTGTATCTGCAAGCAGTGGCTGACTACAAACGTTCGAAGAAGCAGGGTGTCTATCCGGATGCCAACTCAACGCTTCGCCTGACCTTCGGCAAAGTGCGCGGGTACACCAAGCTGGACGGCAAGGTGCAGACGCCGTTCACCAAGCTTGAGGAAGTCGCCGCGAAAGCGACGAAAGAAGAGCCGTTCAATGCACCGCCGGAATTGCTCGCCGCCATTGCAGCGAAAAAATACGGCGGATTGGAAGACAAGAAGCTCGGAACCGTACCGGTCAATTTCCTGTCCGATCTGGACATCACGGGTGGCAACTCGGGTTCACCGGTCTTGGATGCCAATGGCAAGTTGGTCGGTCTCGCCTTTGACGGCAATTGGGAATCGGTGGCGTCCAATTGGGTGTTCGACCCCGTCATGACGCGGATGATTTCGGTGGATCAGCGTTACATGCGTTGGATCATGCAAGAGGTCTATCCGGCGCCGCGTCTGTTGCAAGAAATGGGCGTCGCGAAGCCTTGA